In Callithrix jacchus isolate 240 chromosome 18, calJac240_pri, whole genome shotgun sequence, one DNA window encodes the following:
- the SLAMF6 gene encoding SLAM family member 6 — protein sequence MATALTASRSQAPVFTAESMLWLFLLLLLVFCIGPGSTGNLVSQTSSTPWMVNGILGESVTLPLEFRAGEKIKSITWHYNGASIAFIVPSESKSPQIHVTNPKLEKRLNFTQFYSLQLSNLEMEDTGSYSAQMSSETSAIVSSYTLRIFRKLKNIQVTNHSQLSQNRICEIHLTCSVEDPDDNISFRWEALGKTLLSEPNLTTSWDPRNSSEQDYTCVAENAVSNLSFSVSAQKLCGDVENQYTHTTMIVSLAVGVFIVLFIIMLLLLWKKRRAGSLPLSTQQTQGPAESTGNTDNASVSPVNNTVYASVSHSSREMETSTPRENDLLTVYSTINHSKESKPTSSRATALDNVM from the exons ATGGCAACAGCATTGACTGCCTCAAGGTCTCAAGCACCAGTCTTCACCGCGGAAAGCATGTTGTGGCTGTTCCTGTTGCTCCTGCTTGTCTTCTGCATTGGCCCAG GGAGTACAGGGAATCTAGTTTCGCAAACCAGCTCAACCCCATGGATGGTGAATGGGATTCTGGGGGAGTCAGTAACTCTTCCCCTGGAGTTTCGTGCAGGAGAGAAGATCAAGTCCATTACCTGGCATTACAATGGAGCATCTATTGCCTTCATAGTGCCCTCTGAATCCAAAAGTCCACAAATCCACGTGACTAATCCGAAATTGGAAAAGCGACTGAACTTCACTCAGTTCTACTCCCTGCAACTCAGCAACCTGGAGATGGAAGACACAGGCTCTTACAGTGCCCAGATGTCCTCAGAGACCTCTGCAATTGTGTCCAGTTACACTCTGAGGATATTCA GAAAACTGAAGAACATACAAGTTACCAATCACAGCCAACTCTCTCAGAATAGGATCTGTGAGATCCATCTGACTTGTTCTGTGGAGGATCCAGATGACAACATCTCATTCAGATGGGAGGCCTTGGGAAAGACACTTCTAAGTGAGCCAAACCTCACCACCTCCTGGGACCCCAGGAATTCCAGTGAACAGGACTACACCTGCGTAGCAGAGAATGCTGTCAGCAACTTatccttctctgtctctgcccaGAAGCTTTGCGGAG atgTTGAAAATCAATATACACATACCACTATGATTGTGTCTCTGGCTGTTGGGGTATTCATAGTCTTATTCATCATCATGCTGTTACTTctttggaagaaaagaagagcaG gttcCCTTCCTTTGTCTACTCAGCAAACACAGGGTCCTG CAGAGTCCACGGGGAACACAGACAATGCTTCAGTCTCTCCAGTGAACAACACTGTGTATGCTTCAGTCTCTCATTCGTCCAGG GAAATGGAAACCTCAACACCTAGAGAAAATGATCTTCTCACAGTTTACTCCACAATTAATCATTCCAAAGAG AGTAAACCCACTTCTTCCAGGGCAACTGCCCTTGACAACGTCATGTAA